A stretch of the Chitinophaga sp. Cy-1792 genome encodes the following:
- the hisF gene encoding imidazole glycerol phosphate synthase subunit HisF, with protein MLTKRIIPCLDIKDGRTVKGVNFENIRDAGDPIELGALYAAQGADELVFLDITATNERRKTLSALVTEIARHVNIPFTVGGGISSVEDVNVLLQSGADKISVNTSAFKNPELLDALSREFGSQCVVIAIDTRFEGDDWYVYLNGGRVKTDIKAFDWAKEAVNRGAGEILLTSMNNDGTKQGFALDITAQLSQNLNVPVIASGGAGTMQHFVDVFEQGHADAALAASIFHYKEIEIEELKNFLYSKNVNVRF; from the coding sequence ATGCTCACCAAACGTATTATACCCTGCCTGGATATCAAGGATGGACGCACCGTTAAAGGTGTGAACTTTGAAAATATCCGTGACGCAGGCGATCCGATAGAATTAGGTGCATTGTATGCAGCCCAGGGTGCCGATGAGCTGGTGTTCCTGGATATTACTGCTACCAATGAAAGACGTAAGACCTTGTCGGCGCTGGTAACAGAAATAGCCCGGCATGTCAATATTCCGTTCACGGTGGGTGGCGGTATCTCCTCTGTTGAAGATGTGAACGTACTCCTGCAATCTGGCGCAGATAAAATCTCCGTAAATACATCTGCCTTTAAAAATCCGGAACTACTGGATGCCTTATCCCGTGAGTTTGGCAGCCAGTGTGTGGTAATAGCCATAGATACCAGGTTTGAGGGAGACGACTGGTATGTATACCTGAACGGAGGCCGCGTAAAAACAGATATTAAAGCATTTGACTGGGCGAAGGAAGCCGTAAACAGAGGCGCAGGAGAGATTTTGCTGACCTCCATGAATAACGACGGTACCAAACAGGGCTTTGCGCTGGATATCACCGCTCAGCTTTCTCAGAACCTGAATGTTCCGGTAATTGCCTCCGGCGGCGCAGGTACCATGCAGCATTTTGTGGATGTGTTTGAGCAGGGCCACGCAGATGCTGCGCTGGCAGCCAGCATTTTCCACTATAAAGAAATAGAGATAGAAGAATTGAAGAACTTCCTCTATTCCAAAAATGTAAACGTCAGATTTTAA
- the hisIE gene encoding bifunctional phosphoribosyl-AMP cyclohydrolase/phosphoribosyl-ATP diphosphatase HisIE produces MQIDFQKSADGLVPAVIQDAATQKVLMLGYMNQEALDKTLSEKKVTFFSRSKNRLWTKGEESGNFLMVQDVKVDCDRDTLLIKANPVGPVCHTGADTCWEEKNVSNDFLQQLENIITDRINNPTDASYTAKLFARGINKVAQKVGEEAVEVVIEAKDNNDELFLNESADLLFHYLILLQAKGFVLNDVINVLKQRHK; encoded by the coding sequence ATGCAGATAGATTTTCAGAAATCGGCAGACGGACTGGTACCAGCTGTAATACAGGACGCAGCTACGCAGAAGGTGCTGATGCTGGGATATATGAACCAGGAAGCCCTGGACAAAACACTGTCTGAAAAAAAGGTAACTTTTTTCAGTCGCTCTAAAAACCGCCTCTGGACAAAAGGAGAAGAAAGCGGTAACTTCCTGATGGTGCAGGACGTAAAGGTAGATTGTGACCGCGATACACTGCTGATCAAGGCTAATCCGGTAGGTCCGGTATGCCATACCGGCGCTGATACCTGCTGGGAAGAAAAAAATGTTAGCAATGATTTCCTGCAGCAGCTGGAAAATATCATCACCGATCGTATCAATAACCCTACAGATGCATCCTACACCGCTAAGTTATTCGCCAGAGGTATCAATAAGGTAGCGCAGAAGGTAGGAGAAGAGGCCGTGGAAGTAGTGATTGAAGCGAAAGATAACAATGATGAGTTATTTTTGAATGAATCTGCTGATCTGTTGTTTCACTATCTCATTCTGTTACAGGCCAAAGGCTTTGTTTTGAATGATGTGATCAATGTGCTGAAGCAACGTCATAAATAG
- a CDS encoding AhpC/TSA family protein: MKRFLLIMGTVLFAGSTYAQEVVSGVIKGGTGKYLYLFDDVDNNPDDSVLIKNDQFSFNVKAGSQPAVHALILRDVDYPLLFVTGEGPVRIVTTATTFPIATELKGGPNTRDLQAYQLAFEPLIKEAQTLNAEAKDIKPEDQAAQAEFRKKAGGFNGSVIKTGTDFVKSHPKSIASAWLMMNELGNRLQPEEFKTLYNGLDQSVQSTKYGQRIADYIKTVYRNSVGVLAEDFSQKDSNGNTVKLSSFKGKYVLVDFWASWCGPCRQENPNVVKVYNKYKDKNFTVLGVSLDEDKSRWLGAIQRDGLSWTQVSDLQGWQNEVAVQYGIRSIPSNFLVDPNGKIIARDLRGEALEEQLAKILQ; this comes from the coding sequence ATGAAACGATTTTTGTTGATAATGGGAACGGTATTATTTGCTGGCAGTACTTATGCGCAGGAAGTGGTATCGGGAGTGATAAAGGGAGGAACCGGGAAATACCTGTATCTGTTTGATGATGTGGATAATAACCCGGATGATTCTGTGCTGATCAAAAACGACCAGTTCAGCTTTAACGTAAAGGCTGGCAGCCAGCCTGCGGTACATGCGTTAATCCTGCGGGATGTGGATTATCCCTTGTTGTTTGTAACGGGTGAAGGTCCGGTACGTATTGTAACAACAGCAACAACGTTTCCTATTGCGACAGAATTGAAGGGTGGTCCCAATACCAGGGATTTGCAGGCTTATCAGCTGGCTTTTGAGCCACTGATCAAAGAAGCACAGACCCTCAATGCCGAGGCGAAAGATATCAAGCCGGAAGATCAGGCAGCACAGGCCGAATTCCGCAAAAAAGCTGGTGGCTTTAACGGTTCTGTTATAAAAACGGGTACAGACTTCGTAAAATCTCATCCTAAGAGTATTGCGAGTGCCTGGCTGATGATGAACGAGTTAGGTAACAGGCTGCAGCCGGAGGAGTTTAAAACATTGTACAATGGCCTGGACCAGAGTGTACAGTCTACCAAATATGGCCAGCGTATTGCCGACTATATAAAAACCGTGTATCGTAACTCCGTAGGTGTGCTGGCGGAAGATTTCAGTCAGAAGGACAGCAATGGCAATACAGTGAAGCTTTCTAGCTTTAAGGGTAAATACGTACTGGTTGATTTCTGGGCTAGCTGGTGTGGCCCTTGCCGTCAGGAGAATCCTAATGTAGTAAAAGTTTATAATAAGTATAAAGATAAGAATTTCACTGTTTTGGGTGTTTCTTTAGATGAAGACAAATCCAGATGGCTGGGAGCAATTCAGCGGGATGGGTTATCCTGGACACAGGTATCCGACTTACAGGGATGGCAGAACGAGGTAGCCGTTCAATATGGTATCCGCTCTATCCCATCAAATTTCCTGGTAGACCCGAATGGCAAGATCATAGCGCGTGACCTGAGAGGGGAGGCACTGGAGGAGCAGCTGGCTAAAATCCTGCAATAG
- a CDS encoding TlpA disulfide reductase family protein — protein sequence MKKIIVGAVMLMPALLFAQEKKAVTGKPYTIQGTVSNLNTPAKVFLRMRKAGEYQMDSTVTKDGKFTFTGSLEEPTLVSLMLLNPKDAGKSVSMRKDMLAVYLDKGTTVITTADSISKATVTGSPANDDYLKLNEQLKSINEQGQSLQLQYRALAQAKDKEGIKALETKFDSLEAEQKKIEKGFFTANSGSPIALYVLNQVGGYDLDANEVEPMFKKLSKEARNSPSGKEFSKRLNAAKNTAVGRPAMDFKQADSTGAIVSLSSFRGKYVLVDFWASWCGPCRAENPNVVKAYEKFKPKGFEILGVSLDDKKEKWLAAVAADHLTWTHVSELTGWKNTAADLYGVRAIPQNFLIDPKGKIVGRNLRGEDLEKKLEEVLP from the coding sequence ATGAAGAAAATAATCGTAGGTGCTGTCATGTTAATGCCGGCCTTATTGTTTGCCCAGGAAAAGAAAGCTGTCACAGGAAAACCATATACTATCCAGGGTACTGTAAGTAACCTGAATACCCCGGCCAAAGTATTCCTCAGAATGCGTAAAGCTGGTGAGTATCAAATGGATAGCACCGTTACTAAAGATGGTAAATTCACTTTCACAGGAAGCCTGGAAGAGCCAACCCTGGTAAGCCTGATGTTACTGAACCCTAAAGATGCCGGTAAATCTGTATCCATGCGTAAAGATATGCTGGCAGTATACCTGGATAAAGGAACTACTGTTATCACTACTGCAGATTCTATCAGCAAGGCAACTGTAACAGGTTCTCCTGCCAATGATGATTACCTGAAGCTGAACGAACAGCTGAAAAGCATAAATGAGCAGGGTCAGTCCCTGCAGCTGCAATATCGTGCACTGGCGCAGGCAAAGGATAAAGAAGGCATTAAAGCCCTCGAAACTAAGTTTGACAGCCTGGAAGCAGAGCAGAAAAAAATTGAAAAAGGATTCTTTACCGCTAACTCCGGCTCTCCGATTGCACTGTATGTGCTTAATCAGGTAGGCGGATATGATCTGGACGCCAATGAAGTGGAGCCAATGTTTAAAAAGCTCAGCAAAGAGGCAAGAAACAGTCCTTCCGGTAAGGAGTTTTCAAAAAGACTGAACGCTGCTAAAAATACAGCAGTAGGTCGCCCGGCGATGGACTTCAAACAGGCCGACAGCACTGGTGCTATCGTGTCCTTGTCTAGTTTCCGTGGTAAATATGTACTGGTAGATTTCTGGGCCAGCTGGTGTGGTCCATGCCGTGCAGAAAACCCTAATGTGGTAAAAGCTTACGAGAAATTCAAACCTAAAGGATTCGAGATCCTGGGTGTTTCTCTGGACGATAAAAAGGAAAAATGGCTGGCAGCTGTAGCAGCTGACCACCTGACCTGGACACATGTTTCTGAGCTGACCGGCTGGAAAAATACCGCTGCCGATCTGTATGGCGTACGTGCCATCCCTCAGAATTTCCTGATTGATCCAAAAGGTAAGATAGTAGGCAGAAACCTCCGTGGTGAGGATCTGGAAAAGAAGTTAGAAGAAGTACTGCCTTAA
- a CDS encoding BlaI/MecI/CopY family transcriptional regulator, whose protein sequence is MEKLTQQEEAAMMAIWKAGKGFVKDFLEIHAAPAPPYTTLASTIKNLEKKGYVASHKIGNVYEYTPLIEEESYKQKFMSGFVKDYFANSYKELVSFFAKEKKISPDELKEIIRMIEKGDN, encoded by the coding sequence ATGGAAAAACTGACCCAGCAGGAAGAAGCTGCTATGATGGCTATCTGGAAAGCAGGTAAAGGTTTTGTAAAGGATTTCCTTGAAATCCACGCCGCTCCGGCGCCACCATATACAACGCTGGCATCCACCATTAAAAACCTGGAAAAGAAAGGTTATGTGGCAAGTCATAAAATAGGTAACGTATACGAGTATACGCCGCTGATTGAAGAAGAAAGTTATAAGCAGAAGTTTATGAGTGGCTTTGTAAAGGATTACTTCGCCAACTCGTATAAAGAACTGGTTTCGTTCTTTGCCAAAGAAAAGAAAATCAGTCCCGATGAACTAAAGGAAATTATCCGGATGATCGAAAAAGGTGATAACTAA
- a CDS encoding M56 family metallopeptidase gives MIPAVLIYLLKANIALALVFLAYRLGLRRLTFYTLNRIFLLMGIVISSAFPLVDINPFVARHEEIGQVLTYVPDFSQLHQQQFNYWNILVYIFWAGVMVMLVRMLIQSFSMWRIHKSAVNGEIDGTQVKLLNKAVNPFSFFRNIYINPTLHQPQELQEILNHEQVHVRQWHSIDVVLGEINHIFYWFNPGAWLMRSAIRENLEFITDRYLIRQGIDKKSYQYNLLKISGIPYATAIANNFNFSHLKNRIMMMNKKRSSTFNMLRYVILGAMVGGIVLSLNYSKAAAIVAPLHILPVEDTTAPKKVAVDPAPVKEVTTAKATPSNAKAIPANAKAVPVSEEPVKVTGEAEEVVLKLDSDDKTKHLKNVTIELPANFNKSDDKAIAVISPSEKMVMKGNAVFIAHKPNEQVTEVKATATATDPTAVTLTGKVAGIRVEPGTQAGTTKTVVVTGYMNGVNTNSDATSITAVTTTDNAKEPKTSIKLRGTANGAQPLIVYDGQIVSYASLEYIDPEGIASMSVLKGKSATDAYGNAGKNGVIIITSKTESTRSKQ, from the coding sequence ATGATACCAGCAGTACTGATATATCTTCTTAAAGCCAACATCGCACTGGCATTGGTTTTCCTGGCCTACAGGCTGGGCCTTCGCCGGCTGACATTCTACACATTGAACAGGATTTTCCTGTTGATGGGAATCGTTATCTCCAGCGCATTTCCGTTGGTGGATATCAATCCCTTTGTAGCTCGTCATGAAGAAATAGGGCAGGTGCTTACCTATGTACCCGATTTCAGTCAGTTGCATCAGCAACAGTTCAACTACTGGAATATCCTGGTTTATATTTTCTGGGCAGGTGTGATGGTGATGCTGGTACGTATGCTGATACAGAGTTTTTCAATGTGGCGCATCCATAAATCCGCGGTAAACGGAGAAATTGATGGTACCCAGGTGAAGTTGCTGAATAAAGCGGTCAATCCGTTCTCCTTCTTCCGGAATATTTATATCAACCCCACACTGCATCAGCCGCAGGAACTGCAGGAGATTTTAAATCATGAGCAGGTCCATGTACGCCAGTGGCATAGTATAGATGTGGTTTTGGGAGAGATCAACCATATTTTCTACTGGTTCAATCCTGGTGCATGGCTGATGAGATCTGCCATCCGGGAAAACCTGGAATTCATTACAGACAGATACCTGATCCGTCAGGGCATCGATAAAAAAAGCTATCAGTACAACCTGTTAAAAATAAGTGGGATCCCTTATGCGACGGCCATCGCAAACAATTTCAATTTCTCACACTTAAAAAACAGAATCATGATGATGAACAAAAAAAGATCATCAACATTCAACATGCTTCGTTATGTAATCCTGGGAGCAATGGTTGGAGGTATCGTATTATCCCTGAATTACAGTAAAGCAGCTGCCATAGTAGCTCCCCTGCATATCCTGCCGGTTGAAGATACCACTGCACCTAAAAAAGTGGCAGTAGATCCTGCGCCTGTAAAGGAAGTCACAACAGCAAAAGCGACGCCTTCGAATGCAAAAGCAATTCCTGCAAATGCTAAAGCTGTTCCTGTATCGGAAGAACCGGTAAAAGTAACCGGTGAAGCTGAAGAGGTAGTGCTCAAACTCGATTCAGACGATAAAACCAAACACCTGAAAAATGTTACCATTGAGCTCCCGGCTAACTTTAATAAATCAGATGATAAAGCAATTGCAGTTATCTCACCATCTGAAAAAATGGTAATGAAAGGTAATGCTGTCTTTATCGCTCATAAACCAAATGAGCAGGTAACGGAAGTAAAAGCAACAGCAACAGCAACAGATCCTACAGCTGTAACCCTTACAGGCAAGGTTGCCGGTATCCGTGTTGAACCGGGCACCCAGGCAGGAACAACAAAAACAGTAGTAGTTACCGGGTATATGAATGGTGTAAACACTAACAGTGACGCCACTTCCATCACCGCAGTTACCACTACGGATAATGCAAAAGAACCCAAAACTTCCATAAAGCTTCGTGGTACAGCCAATGGAGCACAACCATTGATTGTATACGATGGCCAGATAGTTTCTTATGCTTCCCTGGAATATATTGATCCCGAAGGTATAGCCAGCATGAGTGTACTCAAAGGGAAATCCGCTACCGACGCATACGGCAATGCAGGAAAAAATGGAGTGATCATAATTACTTCAAAAACAGAAAGCACCCGCAGTAAACAATAA
- a CDS encoding formylglycine-generating enzyme family protein encodes MLTILLMAGTAAASSCGEAGKQPAGQPATFVSPDTLNKMVLIPGGTFAMGADDNTGSPDEYPKHNVKLDSFYIDEHEVTNAEFAVFVAQTGYVTTAEKPISKEELMKSLPPGAPEPDSSMLAPGALVFTPPDHAVPLNDVSQWWSFVAGADWQHPEGPGSDIKGRENHPVTQVSWDDAEAFAKWAGKRLPTEAEWEFAARGGLTGQLYPWGNEALTSGKPKANTWNGNFPYKNTNTDGFTGTAPIKSYSPNGYGLYDMSGNVWEWVGDLYNANYYGKEGQLAVNPKGPAEAFDPEEPGMVKHTIRGGSYMCSDEYCRGYRVSARMKTTPESGLANLGFRCARSVK; translated from the coding sequence ATGCTAACTATACTGCTCATGGCGGGAACTGCAGCTGCCAGCAGCTGTGGCGAAGCAGGAAAGCAACCGGCCGGGCAACCGGCAACGTTCGTATCGCCGGATACATTGAATAAAATGGTGCTGATTCCTGGCGGCACATTCGCCATGGGCGCGGATGACAATACCGGCTCGCCGGATGAATATCCGAAACATAACGTAAAACTAGACAGTTTTTATATAGATGAACATGAGGTAACCAATGCTGAATTTGCTGTATTTGTTGCCCAAACCGGCTATGTAACCACAGCGGAAAAGCCTATCTCTAAAGAAGAACTGATGAAGAGCCTGCCTCCCGGTGCACCGGAACCCGACAGCAGTATGCTGGCTCCCGGAGCGCTGGTATTTACCCCGCCAGACCATGCAGTACCACTGAATGATGTTTCTCAATGGTGGAGCTTTGTTGCCGGCGCCGACTGGCAACACCCGGAAGGCCCGGGCAGTGATATCAAAGGGCGTGAAAACCATCCTGTCACCCAGGTATCCTGGGACGATGCCGAGGCTTTTGCAAAATGGGCCGGCAAGCGGTTGCCTACGGAAGCTGAATGGGAGTTTGCTGCCAGAGGAGGATTAACGGGGCAGTTATACCCCTGGGGGAATGAAGCCCTGACCAGCGGTAAGCCTAAAGCCAATACCTGGAATGGTAACTTCCCTTATAAAAATACCAATACCGATGGCTTTACAGGTACGGCACCTATAAAATCGTATAGTCCTAATGGTTATGGCCTGTACGATATGTCCGGTAACGTATGGGAATGGGTGGGCGACCTGTATAATGCAAACTATTATGGCAAGGAAGGGCAGCTGGCGGTGAATCCCAAAGGGCCTGCCGAGGCTTTTGATCCGGAGGAGCCAGGAATGGTGAAGCATACCATCCGTGGCGGCTCTTATATGTGCAGCGATGAATATTGCCGGGGATACCGTGTAAGTGCCCGGATGAAAACAACGCCGGAATCGGGTCTGGCTAATTTAGGATTTCGTTGTGCGAGGTCAGTAAAATAG
- a CDS encoding GH1 family beta-glucosidase, translating to MQQSAIPFTQQDFGDDFLWGVTISAFQNEGAFLQDGKGLSIWDTFSARKGKIKDRSHAQVATDFYNRFLQDILLAKILGFSVFRFSIAWARILPKGTGEINPAGVAFYHKVIDACLELGLEPYITLYHWDLPQALEHKGGWCHRGVVFAFEEFTRICIREYGGKVRNWIVLNEPFGYTALGYMLGVHAPGKFGLSYFLPAVHHTVLAQSGAARVIREELPEANIGTTFSCSQIIPYTQSKADIWAAKRADALFNRMFIEPALGMGYPVDDFPLLKKIVRRYSLWRDWDNMAFDFDFIGIQNYFPLVVKYNAFMPLLKMAEVKPKSRNVPVTGLGWEISGHGLYEVLKQFSAYKGVKKIIVTEGGASFPDTLHEDGGVHDTERVNYFREYLGAVLAARREGIPVDGYFAWTLTDNFEWAEGYRARFGLVYVNFETQQRIIKDSGYWFKSLLNAD from the coding sequence ATGCAACAATCCGCCATACCCTTTACGCAGCAAGACTTCGGCGACGATTTCTTATGGGGGGTAACTATATCCGCTTTTCAAAATGAAGGTGCCTTTCTACAGGATGGCAAGGGGCTTTCTATCTGGGATACTTTTTCTGCCCGCAAAGGAAAGATTAAAGACCGTAGCCATGCACAGGTAGCCACCGACTTCTACAACCGTTTCCTGCAAGATATCCTGCTAGCCAAAATTCTCGGCTTCTCCGTATTCCGTTTCTCTATCGCCTGGGCTAGAATACTGCCTAAAGGCACCGGGGAAATCAATCCGGCCGGCGTAGCCTTCTACCATAAAGTAATTGATGCCTGCCTGGAACTCGGACTGGAACCTTATATCACGCTATACCACTGGGACCTGCCACAGGCACTGGAACATAAAGGCGGCTGGTGCCACAGGGGAGTGGTGTTTGCCTTTGAAGAATTCACCCGTATCTGTATACGGGAATATGGTGGTAAGGTAAGAAACTGGATCGTGCTGAATGAGCCTTTCGGTTATACCGCGCTCGGCTATATGCTCGGCGTCCATGCACCAGGGAAATTCGGGCTTTCGTATTTCCTTCCTGCTGTACACCATACGGTGCTGGCCCAGTCGGGAGCGGCACGTGTCATCAGGGAAGAGCTTCCGGAGGCCAATATTGGCACAACTTTCTCCTGCTCACAGATTATCCCCTATACGCAAAGTAAGGCGGATATATGGGCTGCAAAACGTGCGGATGCACTTTTTAACCGAATGTTTATAGAACCGGCGCTGGGTATGGGATATCCGGTGGATGACTTTCCATTGTTGAAGAAGATCGTTCGCCGCTATTCACTGTGGCGCGACTGGGATAATATGGCTTTCGATTTCGATTTTATCGGCATACAGAATTATTTCCCGCTGGTTGTAAAATATAACGCCTTTATGCCTTTGCTGAAGATGGCGGAGGTGAAACCCAAATCCCGGAATGTGCCCGTAACCGGCCTGGGATGGGAAATCAGCGGCCATGGCCTCTATGAGGTCCTGAAACAGTTTTCCGCCTATAAGGGCGTCAAAAAAATTATTGTAACAGAAGGAGGGGCCTCCTTCCCAGATACCCTCCACGAAGACGGTGGCGTTCATGACACCGAACGCGTGAACTACTTCCGGGAATATTTAGGCGCCGTGCTGGCCGCCAGAAGAGAAGGTATTCCCGTTGATGGATACTTCGCCTGGACCCTCACCGACAACTTCGAATGGGCAGAAGGCTACCGCGCCAGGTTCGGACTGGTATATGTCAACTTTGAAACACAGCAACGTATTATCAAAGACTCCGGCTACTGGTTCAAATCCTTGCTCAACGCAGATTAA
- a CDS encoding DUF4270 family protein, translating to MNITLYHLIAKRLRSGLLRFVPALLLMAAFSSCQKTGFTYDNIIDTNQNTDYILTDTLTVSMKNIQYDSVPTSGAGNLLIGKNTDPLFGTITTGSYFQIAQPVSFDIPEYGAAYDSLRLIMTPNGYVAGDTTIKQDFRIYRVLQTIQPAVNISYIYNNNTFQTETTPLGSFTGTIRPNVDNQIRVSMSDALGGQLFEMMRTKSADISQSNTWLEFFKGLNISGGPMSQSVAGYRAVDSSLYMRLYYHTNELITTVKYVDFKMTGSSVQFNNIAYNRSGTAIAGLSPTQRELPTSATNNTAYMQPSTGVSARLDIPYLKNLLQLGTYFSLQKVILTVEPIKGSYSVYRLPPRLALCEMDQTNTVTDTLAYGNLVLDNMFNEHTYYNYDITSYCQKELTATSYTTRGLALTPSSGDAKSSLDRLVIGDQKNPTNKVKLSVYYLIYK from the coding sequence ATGAACATTACTTTGTATCATTTAATTGCAAAGCGGTTGCGCTCCGGATTGCTGAGATTTGTACCTGCTCTGTTACTGATGGCGGCCTTTTCCTCTTGTCAGAAAACAGGGTTCACCTACGATAATATCATCGACACAAATCAAAATACTGACTATATCTTAACCGATACGCTGACTGTATCGATGAAGAACATCCAGTACGATTCTGTACCTACTTCAGGCGCAGGAAACCTGCTCATCGGTAAAAATACCGACCCGCTGTTCGGAACCATCACCACAGGTTCTTACTTTCAGATCGCTCAACCTGTCAGCTTCGATATCCCTGAATATGGAGCTGCATACGATTCACTCCGCCTCATTATGACGCCTAACGGCTACGTGGCAGGTGATACTACCATCAAACAGGATTTCCGTATTTACCGCGTGCTCCAAACAATTCAGCCAGCGGTCAATATCTCCTACATATATAATAACAATACCTTCCAGACGGAAACCACCCCTCTCGGTTCATTTACGGGCACAATTCGTCCAAATGTCGATAACCAGATACGTGTTTCTATGTCTGACGCCCTCGGCGGACAACTGTTCGAAATGATGCGTACCAAAAGTGCCGACATTTCCCAGTCAAATACCTGGCTGGAATTCTTCAAAGGCCTCAATATCTCCGGTGGCCCTATGAGCCAGTCGGTAGCCGGTTACAGAGCAGTAGACAGTTCCCTCTACATGCGCCTGTACTACCATACCAATGAGCTGATTACCACGGTAAAATATGTAGACTTTAAAATGACCGGCAGCTCCGTTCAGTTTAATAATATCGCCTATAACAGAAGCGGTACTGCCATCGCCGGGTTAAGTCCGACCCAGCGTGAACTGCCTACTTCCGCTACTAACAATACCGCCTATATGCAGCCAAGTACAGGTGTATCTGCCAGACTGGATATTCCTTACCTGAAAAACCTCCTCCAGCTGGGGACCTACTTCTCGCTGCAAAAGGTTATACTGACGGTGGAACCAATTAAAGGTAGTTACAGTGTATATCGCCTGCCGCCAAGACTCGCCCTTTGCGAAATGGACCAGACCAATACCGTTACCGACACCCTCGCGTATGGTAACCTGGTATTAGATAATATGTTTAACGAACATACCTACTATAATTACGATATCACTTCCTATTGCCAGAAGGAACTGACCGCTACTTCTTATACCACCCGTGGACTTGCCCTTACACCTAGTTCAGGAGATGCTAAATCATCCCTTGACAGGCTGGTAATCGGGGACCAGAAGAACCCAACCAATAAGGTTAAGCTATCAGTTTACTATTTAATTTATAAATAG
- a CDS encoding kelch repeat-containing protein produces the protein MRNFKSYSLLLIASMVASCSKDSTSTSKLGNWIKRSEFEGVARSAAASFVIDNKAYVGTGYDGTNRLQDFWVYDVDQNQWTQKAVFPGVGRNNASGFAAAGMGYVGVGYDGLNKLQDFYQYNPTANTWARKADFGGTARYGAVGFALKDQGYIATGYDGSWLKDNWMYDPTTDTWAQQQSINSGKRTDASVFVIGNKAYVCMGVANGQNVVDFYAYDADAKSWTQLRDIANTSDQPYDDAYNFAGYAAASFAMKGKGYIACGTKTGLSTACWEYDPTTDLWIQKTDFEGAARNYATGFTVKDRGFVVLGTSASQPFDDMREFDPTAEYNAND, from the coding sequence ATGCGTAATTTCAAAAGTTATAGTTTATTATTGATCGCCTCGATGGTGGCTTCCTGCTCCAAGGATAGTACCTCTACTTCTAAGTTGGGTAACTGGATCAAGCGTTCTGAATTTGAAGGGGTGGCAAGAAGTGCTGCTGCATCATTTGTGATTGATAATAAGGCATATGTTGGTACCGGTTATGATGGTACTAACAGGCTTCAGGACTTTTGGGTATATGATGTAGATCAAAACCAATGGACTCAGAAAGCTGTATTTCCTGGCGTAGGACGTAACAATGCAAGTGGCTTCGCGGCTGCCGGTATGGGTTATGTTGGCGTTGGTTATGACGGTCTCAATAAATTACAGGATTTTTATCAGTACAATCCAACTGCTAACACCTGGGCCCGTAAGGCTGACTTTGGTGGAACTGCACGCTATGGCGCTGTAGGTTTCGCACTGAAAGATCAGGGTTACATCGCTACAGGTTATGACGGTAGCTGGTTGAAAGACAACTGGATGTACGACCCTACAACTGATACCTGGGCTCAACAGCAGTCTATCAACTCCGGAAAAAGAACAGATGCCTCTGTATTCGTAATCGGTAACAAGGCATATGTTTGTATGGGTGTTGCCAACGGACAGAACGTAGTTGATTTCTACGCTTACGACGCTGATGCCAAATCCTGGACACAGCTCCGTGATATCGCCAATACTTCTGATCAGCCTTACGATGACGCTTATAACTTCGCTGGTTATGCTGCTGCATCTTTCGCAATGAAAGGTAAAGGTTATATCGCTTGTGGTACTAAAACAGGTCTGTCTACCGCTTGCTGGGAATATGACCCAACCACTGATCTGTGGATACAGAAAACAGATTTCGAAGGTGCTGCCCGTAACTATGCTACCGGCTTCACGGTGAAAGATCGCGGCTTCGTTGTACTGGGTACCAGTGCCAGCCAGCCATTTGATGATATGAGAGAATTCGATCCAACTGCTGAATACAATGCAAATGACTGA